From the Acaryochloris thomasi RCC1774 genome, one window contains:
- a CDS encoding thiol-disulfide oxidoreductase DCC family protein produces MESTKTRPGAKVPYCGDRPIVFFDGECMMCNAFVNQLLQIDTTGKVLIAALQGETAQRYLPPLPENREEWSFFYLDQAGFSDQSDAFVRLCDRIGGVWAILSAIRIIPAPIRNTVYRFIARNRYRWFGQRSTCRIPTQEEQQRFLP; encoded by the coding sequence ATGGAAAGTACGAAAACAAGGCCCGGTGCAAAGGTGCCCTATTGCGGAGACCGACCTATCGTATTCTTCGATGGGGAATGCATGATGTGCAATGCCTTTGTGAATCAACTGCTCCAAATTGATACCACAGGTAAGGTGTTGATTGCGGCGCTCCAGGGTGAGACGGCTCAGCGCTATCTGCCACCATTACCCGAAAATCGGGAAGAATGGTCCTTCTTCTACTTGGACCAAGCGGGGTTTTCTGATCAGTCAGATGCCTTTGTGCGGCTTTGCGATCGCATCGGCGGCGTCTGGGCTATTCTGAGCGCAATTCGGATTATCCCAGCTCCGATTCGGAATACAGTCTATCGATTCATTGCCCGCAATCGGTATCGATGGTTTGGTCAGCGCTCTACCTGTCGCATCCCTACTCAGGAAGAGCAACAGCGTTTTTTACCCTGA
- a CDS encoding pentapeptide repeat-containing protein: MANPEHIDILKQGAAAWNRWRSEHPGLKPDLAYANLKGIHLIGADLRYANLSSADLQETYLQGVNFEEANLREANLLSADLIEARLYKASLMAAQLQDANLCGADLRQADLTEVEATISLFREADLSDANLTRSQLQDADLRSALLCRTQLRQADLERAILTEAQLNGASCDRINLAQAILNGASMIGANLQQANLKGARLCQANLLEANLTDADCTEADFSWAILSKAILQNTQLQRASLRGVNCLRSHLSQAQFSETDLNLAQLKYTDLTDGLELGSYLS; encoded by the coding sequence ATGGCGAATCCTGAACATATTGACATTCTGAAGCAGGGTGCTGCAGCTTGGAACCGCTGGCGCTCAGAGCACCCTGGCCTGAAACCCGATCTTGCCTATGCCAATTTGAAAGGGATTCATCTCATTGGGGCTGACTTGAGATATGCCAATCTCAGCAGCGCAGATTTACAGGAGACTTATCTCCAGGGCGTCAATTTTGAAGAGGCCAACCTTCGGGAGGCCAATCTTTTGTCAGCCGATTTGATTGAGGCTCGATTATATAAGGCTTCGTTAATGGCGGCTCAGCTCCAGGATGCGAACCTATGTGGTGCTGATCTCAGGCAGGCGGATCTGACAGAGGTAGAAGCAACCATCAGTTTGTTCCGGGAGGCGGATCTCAGTGATGCTAATTTGACGAGATCGCAACTCCAAGATGCAGACCTGCGCTCGGCGCTGCTGTGTCGAACACAGCTACGGCAGGCAGATCTAGAGAGGGCAATACTAACCGAAGCCCAGTTGAATGGGGCAAGTTGCGATCGCATCAATCTCGCCCAGGCGATCCTTAACGGAGCCAGCATGATCGGGGCCAACCTGCAGCAGGCCAATCTAAAGGGCGCTAGGCTCTGCCAAGCGAATCTGTTAGAAGCCAATTTGACAGATGCAGACTGTACAGAAGCTGATTTCTCCTGGGCCATTTTGAGTAAAGCGATCTTGCAGAATACGCAGCTACAGAGGGCGAGTCTGCGGGGGGTGAACTGTTTGCGATCGCATCTCTCCCAAGCCCAGTTTAGCGAGACTGACTTGAACCTAGCGCAGCTCAAATACACCGACTTGACCGATGGTCTTGAATTGGGCTCTTACCTAAGCTAA
- a CDS encoding HugZ family pyridoxamine 5'-phosphate oxidase yields MSSEANAVKKLIEQQNFGVLSTYSVAVEGFPFGSVTPYSLTDRYHPLIFISNLAQHTKNIANDSRVSITILENVQGGTQDPQKHGRASILGRAVPLDFARDEAKYQKYFQDFPESEGYQNTHGFQLYEIEPVRIRYIGGFGKIFWVEPEQL; encoded by the coding sequence ATGTCCTCAGAAGCCAACGCAGTCAAGAAGCTGATTGAGCAGCAAAACTTTGGCGTTCTTTCCACATACTCGGTCGCAGTGGAAGGATTCCCTTTCGGCTCAGTCACCCCCTACAGCCTGACAGACAGATATCACCCACTCATTTTTATTAGCAATTTAGCTCAACACACAAAGAATATAGCCAACGACAGTCGAGTTTCGATCACGATCTTAGAAAATGTGCAGGGTGGAACCCAAGATCCTCAAAAGCATGGGCGAGCCAGTATTCTCGGGCGAGCAGTGCCTTTGGACTTTGCTAGAGATGAAGCTAAATATCAAAAGTACTTCCAGGACTTTCCTGAATCGGAGGGCTATCAGAACACCCACGGATTTCAGCTCTATGAGATTGAGCCGGTTCGGATTCGCTACATTGGTGGGTTCGGCAAAATCTTCTGGGTGGAACCGGAACAGCTATAG
- a CDS encoding AAA family ATPase has product MSYYISPRFLDKLAVHITKNFMNLPGVKVPLILGVHGRKGEGKSFQCELVFEKMGIIPVRMSAGELESPDAGDPVRLIRMRYREAAELIRVRGKMCVLLINDLDAGAGRVDRMTQYTVNTQLVNGTLMNIADNPTDVQLPGSYETEPIHRVPIIATGNDFSTLYAPLVRDGRMEKFYWQPSHEDRIGVVAGIFAPDRLSATDVERLVETFPRQSLDFFGALRSQLYNNQVREFINKVGLGQVSTHLVNNPGQRLQFDQTKVGLTHLIEIGQHLQQEQTQLQETRLAGEYFAGAKSSKSGRSRNLQPKPKPSVPLTQAPEPVRTESSYVSDSNGTFPQDDWPEKVAVAKIEQLLQRAILQGGRLTLEVARPREKSNNVWRTWPWPQPPKNATHALAGIKTCLQEHPNSFIRLIGYNPQTQTRLLEELIVRP; this is encoded by the coding sequence ATGAGCTACTACATTTCTCCACGTTTTCTCGACAAACTGGCGGTCCACATCACCAAAAATTTCATGAATCTGCCAGGGGTGAAGGTTCCGCTCATTCTTGGGGTTCATGGTCGTAAAGGAGAAGGAAAATCTTTTCAATGCGAGCTAGTTTTTGAAAAGATGGGGATTATTCCCGTTCGCATGTCTGCTGGAGAGTTAGAAAGCCCTGATGCAGGTGATCCGGTGCGCTTGATTCGGATGCGCTATCGAGAGGCGGCAGAGCTAATTCGGGTGCGGGGCAAGATGTGTGTCCTGCTCATCAATGATTTAGATGCTGGGGCAGGCCGCGTGGACCGGATGACGCAGTACACGGTCAATACGCAGTTGGTGAACGGTACGCTAATGAATATTGCCGATAATCCAACAGATGTGCAGCTTCCGGGTAGCTATGAGACGGAGCCAATCCATCGAGTACCGATTATTGCGACAGGTAATGATTTCTCAACGTTGTATGCGCCGTTAGTCCGCGATGGCCGGATGGAGAAGTTTTACTGGCAGCCTAGCCATGAAGATCGCATTGGCGTGGTGGCGGGTATTTTTGCCCCTGATCGGCTCTCGGCGACTGATGTTGAGCGATTAGTAGAAACTTTCCCGAGGCAGTCCTTGGATTTTTTTGGGGCGTTGCGATCGCAACTCTATAACAACCAAGTCCGCGAGTTCATCAACAAAGTTGGCCTAGGCCAAGTCTCAACCCATCTCGTCAACAACCCGGGTCAGCGACTCCAGTTCGATCAAACCAAAGTGGGCTTGACTCACCTGATCGAAATTGGGCAACATCTACAACAAGAACAAACCCAGCTTCAAGAAACCCGCCTTGCCGGAGAATATTTTGCCGGGGCCAAATCCTCTAAATCGGGGCGTTCTAGAAATCTACAGCCCAAGCCCAAGCCATCCGTACCGCTAACTCAAGCTCCAGAGCCAGTACGCACTGAATCCAGCTATGTCAGCGACAGCAACGGTACTTTCCCACAAGACGACTGGCCGGAGAAAGTCGCTGTCGCCAAAATTGAGCAGCTCCTGCAGCGAGCGATTCTGCAAGGCGGACGGCTAACGTTAGAGGTCGCTCGTCCCCGCGAAAAATCTAACAACGTCTGGCGCACCTGGCCGTGGCCCCAGCCGCCTAAAAATGCCACCCATGCCTTAGCAGGGATTAAAACCTGCTTGCAAGAGCATCCCAACAGCTTTATTCGACTGATCGGCTACAACCCTCAAACACAAACTCGGCTACTCGAAGAGTTAATCGTGCGGCCTTAG
- a CDS encoding Uma2 family endonuclease has product MTISPPASSTLSLEEFLKLPETKPASEFFDGRIYQKTMPQGKHSLIQTVFTSAINQVAVPKRIAHAFTELRCTFDGRSIVPDITVFEWSRIPVGAAGEVENVFPIYPDWTIGILSPDQRPTRVINNILFCLNNGTQLGWLIDPAEKTVIIFQPNQQPIALEDQSDILPVLSRLGDWPLTIGELFGWLSFVKH; this is encoded by the coding sequence ATGACGATATCACCCCCGGCATCATCAACCTTATCGCTGGAAGAGTTCTTGAAGTTGCCAGAGACTAAACCTGCTAGCGAGTTTTTTGACGGTCGAATTTATCAAAAAACTATGCCTCAGGGAAAACATAGTCTGATTCAAACCGTCTTCACCTCTGCCATTAATCAGGTGGCTGTTCCGAAACGCATTGCTCATGCCTTTACAGAATTACGCTGTACCTTCGATGGACGCTCTATTGTTCCAGATATTACAGTCTTTGAATGGAGCAGGATTCCAGTAGGCGCAGCTGGAGAAGTCGAGAATGTGTTTCCGATTTATCCTGACTGGACCATTGGAATTCTGTCACCAGATCAGCGTCCTACACGAGTGATTAATAATATTCTGTTTTGCCTCAACAACGGTACTCAGCTAGGGTGGCTGATTGATCCTGCAGAAAAAACAGTGATTATCTTCCAACCCAATCAACAACCCATTGCCCTAGAAGATCAGTCTGATATTTTGCCAGTACTCTCACGCTTGGGTGACTGGCCGCTAACAATAGGTGAGTTATTTGGTTGGCTCAGTTTTGTCAAACATTAA
- a CDS encoding RuBisCO accumulation factor 1: MPDYSPESAEQNSEFEALLLSLRRKQGTWVEWGQACQRLQKGGYKPQAIFEATGFEPIHQNQIIVGAQVYQTLLDIPASDPVISYFEQRGSDCLYEFRILSPAARVEAATLTLEKKLDADDAKAAAKAVKDFALVRQPPEAFTKNPGDAVAYQCWRVARLESDLQVRSRLIAKGLKFAHSDTARKAIEQLLTDFTVTQELQAAPLPVYRLESETEMPRILPLLGQLPLPATELEADSSVEAMGAFGILESKGDRTWLALPGWQVLLKATQPIALRCQSDALSAPLPNKTVEEVIVVVDRDQQQWDANSHFLVEQDGQVITQWFAEAPEQTLLGRVILVVRPKKILDEGYTKELWQIDE, from the coding sequence ATGCCGGATTACTCTCCAGAGTCTGCTGAGCAAAATTCTGAATTTGAAGCACTGCTGCTTTCTCTGCGTCGCAAACAAGGAACGTGGGTTGAGTGGGGGCAGGCTTGCCAACGCTTACAAAAGGGAGGATACAAGCCTCAGGCCATCTTTGAGGCGACTGGATTTGAACCCATTCATCAAAATCAGATTATTGTCGGTGCCCAGGTCTATCAAACGCTGCTAGATATTCCAGCCTCTGATCCAGTGATCAGCTATTTCGAGCAGCGAGGCAGTGATTGCCTTTATGAGTTTCGGATTCTGAGTCCTGCAGCTCGGGTAGAGGCAGCAACGCTGACGCTAGAGAAGAAACTGGATGCAGATGATGCAAAGGCTGCAGCGAAGGCGGTCAAGGACTTTGCGCTGGTGCGTCAGCCACCTGAGGCTTTCACAAAGAATCCAGGTGATGCGGTGGCTTACCAGTGTTGGCGGGTGGCACGCCTGGAGAGCGATCTACAGGTGCGATCGCGTCTAATTGCCAAAGGCTTAAAGTTTGCCCACAGCGACACTGCACGTAAGGCGATTGAGCAGCTCTTAACGGACTTTACTGTGACACAAGAGTTGCAGGCTGCACCGTTGCCGGTCTATCGGCTAGAGTCAGAGACCGAAATGCCGCGCATTTTGCCTTTGCTAGGCCAGCTCCCTTTACCTGCAACCGAGCTAGAAGCCGATTCATCAGTAGAGGCTATGGGCGCGTTTGGTATCCTGGAATCGAAGGGCGATCGCACTTGGCTAGCGCTCCCTGGATGGCAGGTGCTATTGAAAGCAACGCAGCCGATTGCTTTGAGATGCCAGAGCGATGCCCTGTCAGCGCCACTGCCGAACAAAACGGTAGAAGAGGTGATTGTGGTCGTGGATCGCGATCAGCAGCAGTGGGATGCGAATAGCCATTTCCTAGTGGAACAGGACGGACAGGTTATAACCCAATGGTTTGCAGAAGCACCCGAGCAAACGCTACTGGGCCGCGTAATTTTGGTGGTTAGGCCGAAGAAAATCTTGGATGAAGGCTATACGAAAGAGCTATGGCAAATTGACGAGTAG
- a CDS encoding carbon dioxide-concentrating mechanism protein CcmK produces the protein MPQAVGSLETKGFPPVLAAADAMVKAGRVTLVSYVRAGSARFTINIRGDVQEVKMAMEAGVEAAKKTPGGVLETWVVIPRPHENVEAVMDIHYTEEVEDFRQAVNGYGALPPSRRA, from the coding sequence ATGCCGCAGGCCGTTGGTTCACTCGAGACGAAAGGATTTCCCCCAGTGTTGGCTGCTGCCGATGCCATGGTTAAGGCTGGGCGAGTGACGCTGGTCAGCTATGTGCGAGCCGGAAGTGCCCGATTTACGATTAACATCCGCGGCGATGTCCAAGAAGTCAAAATGGCTATGGAAGCTGGGGTTGAAGCGGCAAAGAAAACGCCCGGTGGTGTCTTAGAAACCTGGGTTGTGATTCCACGTCCCCACGAGAATGTTGAAGCTGTGATGGATATTCACTACACCGAAGAGGTCGAAGACTTTCGGCAGGCCGTCAATGGATATGGTGCTCTACCGCCTAGCCGTAGAGCTTAG
- a CDS encoding carbon dioxide-concentrating mechanism protein CcmK, giving the protein MPAAVGMIETYGYPAVLVAADAMVKAGRVTLAKYESCASGRYLISIRGPVSEVKQAMAAGIEAVEKLPLSAKVESYTIIPNPTENIEAVLPINYTEEAEPYRVL; this is encoded by the coding sequence ATGCCAGCCGCTGTTGGAATGATTGAGACCTATGGTTACCCTGCTGTTTTAGTGGCGGCCGATGCCATGGTTAAGGCTGGACGAGTCACGCTGGCTAAATATGAAAGCTGCGCCAGTGGTCGCTATCTGATTTCGATTCGCGGGCCGGTCTCTGAAGTGAAGCAGGCGATGGCTGCGGGGATTGAGGCAGTGGAAAAGCTACCGCTGTCAGCCAAGGTGGAATCCTACACAATTATTCCTAACCCAACTGAAAATATTGAAGCGGTTTTGCCAATCAACTATACCGAAGAGGCAGAACCCTATCGGGTGCTTTAA
- a CDS encoding alpha/beta fold hydrolase, translating to MTATFTPSPSSKQTYWTWRDWRIHYVQKGQKGPCLLLVHGFGASTDHWRKNIEILSQSYRVWAIDLLGFGRSQKPNTIYTGELWRDQFKAFCEEVIQEPVFIAGNSLGGYASLCFAVDCPEWVRGVILLNCAGRFTAPERPQPVWKQRMGNARQRVLRSGLVIDTMSLFLFFNARRRSQIRKVLQQVYKDKAAITDQLVEDIRRPSLDKGALQVFSAVFKSPPGRTLDILLQDLERPLFLLWGAADPWMTSAKTDTFREFYPAAALELLDAGHCPHDERPELVNAAIDQWITQQC from the coding sequence GTGACTGCTACTTTTACCCCTTCTCCATCCTCAAAACAGACCTACTGGACTTGGCGAGATTGGCGCATCCATTATGTGCAAAAAGGACAAAAGGGACCTTGCTTATTGTTAGTTCATGGCTTTGGTGCTTCTACCGATCACTGGCGCAAAAATATTGAGATTCTATCGCAAAGTTATCGAGTATGGGCCATTGATTTGTTGGGGTTTGGACGATCGCAAAAACCCAACACAATTTACACGGGTGAACTATGGCGTGACCAGTTCAAGGCTTTTTGTGAAGAGGTGATTCAAGAGCCAGTTTTTATTGCTGGCAATTCACTGGGTGGCTATGCTTCGCTTTGCTTTGCGGTGGACTGTCCTGAATGGGTGCGGGGCGTAATTTTGCTCAACTGTGCCGGTCGATTTACCGCTCCTGAACGACCACAGCCTGTTTGGAAGCAGCGGATGGGAAATGCTCGGCAGCGAGTTCTGCGCTCGGGGCTTGTGATTGATACGATGAGCTTGTTTCTGTTTTTTAATGCCAGACGGCGATCTCAAATCCGTAAAGTCCTGCAGCAGGTTTATAAGGATAAAGCCGCTATCACAGATCAGCTTGTTGAAGATATTCGCAGACCGTCTTTAGATAAGGGAGCGCTGCAGGTTTTCTCCGCTGTTTTTAAATCGCCTCCGGGTCGCACGCTTGATATCTTGCTTCAAGACTTAGAGCGTCCTCTCTTTTTACTGTGGGGTGCTGCTGATCCTTGGATGACGTCTGCGAAGACAGACACTTTTCGGGAGTTTTACCCAGCCGCAGCGTTAGAGCTACTGGATGCTGGCCACTGTCCCCATGACGAACGGCCAGAACTGGTCAATGCGGCCATTGACCAATGGATCACTCAGCAGTGCTAA
- a CDS encoding serine hydrolase — protein MVRLLILSVLLVGLMMAPASAQDRSDHLLQPFTRLEGQVSILVLRKEIVLSDNRPSGHPQDAAASETDEPETIAQLNADSSLAVASTFKLSVLAALQAQINAGTHNWDEVLYLSPQAKSLPSGILQAWPDQTPMTLQTLATLMISISDNTAADALIQLLGPATLQREHEPLLTTRQAFTLKNPDNQALLATYRQSEDHMDLLPEIDQAPLPGVELVDTVPLAKDIEWFFSTRELCGYMEQVADLPLMQINTGIIDSASWQQVAFKGGSEPGVLNLTAALTSDSGHQYCVSATWNDDQPLAEYQFFQAYSDLIKTLSTAE, from the coding sequence ATGGTTAGACTGCTGATTCTCTCTGTACTGCTTGTGGGGTTGATGATGGCTCCGGCCTCTGCCCAAGATAGGTCCGACCATTTGCTGCAGCCCTTTACCCGTCTGGAAGGTCAGGTCAGCATTCTGGTTTTGAGAAAGGAAATTGTGCTCTCCGATAACCGACCTTCAGGTCATCCACAAGATGCAGCCGCTTCAGAGACAGACGAACCGGAGACAATTGCACAGCTCAATGCAGACTCTTCACTCGCCGTTGCCTCGACCTTTAAGCTCTCAGTATTAGCCGCCTTGCAAGCGCAAATAAATGCAGGCACTCACAACTGGGATGAAGTACTTTACCTCTCACCCCAAGCTAAAAGCTTACCCAGCGGTATTCTGCAGGCGTGGCCCGATCAGACGCCCATGACGTTACAGACACTTGCAACGCTAATGATTTCAATCAGTGACAACACCGCCGCCGATGCCCTAATACAGCTTCTAGGACCGGCTACGCTGCAGCGCGAGCATGAGCCACTGCTGACTACTCGCCAAGCCTTCACGCTTAAAAACCCTGACAATCAGGCTTTGCTGGCAACCTATCGCCAGTCGGAGGATCATATGGACCTGCTGCCTGAGATCGATCAAGCTCCGCTCCCTGGGGTTGAGCTAGTGGATACAGTGCCCCTTGCAAAGGACATCGAATGGTTTTTCAGTACGCGGGAGCTATGTGGATATATGGAGCAGGTCGCTGATCTTCCGCTCATGCAGATCAACACAGGTATCATCGACTCGGCCTCCTGGCAGCAGGTCGCCTTCAAAGGCGGCTCGGAACCGGGTGTTCTCAACCTAACTGCGGCATTGACCTCAGATAGCGGCCACCAGTACTGTGTTTCCGCCACCTGGAATGACGATCAGCCCCTGGCTGAATATCAGTTTTTTCAAGCCTACAGCGATCTGATTAAGACCCTTAGCACTGCTGAGTGA
- a CDS encoding amino acid ABC transporter ATP-binding protein, translating to MTQQTPIIVAEDIHKWYGKFHALRGVSLAVERQEVVVLMGPSGSGKSTFIRTLNALEDYQQGRIEVDGIELSADLRNVDAIRREVGMVFQQFNLFPHLTVLQNITLAPIWVRKFPRAQAEEMAMQLLERVGILEQAKKFPGQLSGGQQQRVAIARALAMQPKIMLFDEPTSALDPEMIKEVLDVMRSLAESGMTMVVVTHEVGFAREVANRIILMDQGEIVEIAEPQTFFNHPQAERSQQFLSQIL from the coding sequence ATGACCCAGCAAACGCCGATTATTGTTGCCGAAGATATTCACAAGTGGTACGGCAAGTTCCACGCTTTGCGGGGGGTGAGCTTGGCGGTGGAACGTCAAGAGGTGGTGGTGCTGATGGGGCCGTCTGGCTCGGGGAAGTCCACTTTTATTCGGACTCTCAATGCTTTGGAGGACTATCAGCAAGGGCGCATTGAGGTTGATGGCATTGAACTGTCGGCTGACTTACGCAATGTAGACGCGATTCGTCGTGAAGTGGGGATGGTATTCCAGCAGTTTAATTTGTTTCCTCATTTGACGGTGCTGCAGAATATTACGCTGGCTCCGATTTGGGTCCGCAAGTTTCCTCGCGCTCAGGCTGAAGAGATGGCCATGCAGCTTTTAGAGCGGGTGGGGATTCTAGAGCAGGCGAAAAAATTCCCCGGACAGCTTTCGGGGGGGCAGCAGCAGAGAGTTGCGATCGCACGTGCCTTAGCCATGCAGCCCAAAATCATGCTTTTTGACGAACCGACCTCTGCTCTGGACCCCGAAATGATCAAAGAAGTCTTAGACGTGATGCGTTCTCTCGCTGAATCAGGCATGACTATGGTGGTCGTCACTCACGAAGTTGGCTTTGCCCGCGAGGTGGCAAATCGCATCATTTTGATGGACCAGGGTGAAATTGTGGAAATTGCCGAACCTCAGACCTTTTTCAATCACCCACAGGCCGAGCGTAGCCAGCAATTTCTCTCCCAGATTCTGTAG
- a CDS encoding response regulator yields MLPNPTHQTLGTNVETAPAGALRRVLPLNISGRLIAQDPNNPAIFWRVYLSRGDVHFAHSTVGHRERLSYALNRSRLGLNLADLTRFPSDYEFLCYCWQSGQISVTQLRQLLLYLTQEALVQVLALPITQVKFENLVKLDPLLISMPFERAILPIRTLMTQWKDLWTHLGTPFQRPYIHDSHHLAMAVAETHSLEVFHRLKHTLSQNLCLYQIAPHLDMSLTDAAKLLSPFVQKGLLGLNPYQHQPQATAAPTVVCIDADKTAQAQVQEALRVLNHDVLGISEPKQALEWLADHPADLILVNVNLPQIDGYEFCRALRQMPSLKETPIVIFSNPSHSLDRSLARLSGATDCLEQSFQSKAFIHLVNYLTQPSGLPVSTR; encoded by the coding sequence ATGTTGCCTAACCCAACCCATCAGACTCTAGGAACAAATGTTGAGACTGCTCCAGCCGGAGCACTGCGACGGGTTCTCCCCCTCAATATTTCGGGGCGATTAATCGCTCAGGATCCTAATAACCCAGCGATTTTCTGGCGCGTTTATCTCAGTCGCGGGGATGTTCACTTTGCCCATAGTACAGTCGGCCATCGCGAACGCCTCAGCTATGCCCTGAATCGATCGCGTCTGGGCTTGAACCTAGCGGATTTGACGCGCTTTCCTTCCGATTATGAATTTCTGTGCTATTGCTGGCAGTCAGGACAGATCTCAGTGACCCAGCTACGGCAGTTGCTGCTCTATTTGACCCAAGAAGCTTTGGTTCAGGTACTGGCTTTGCCGATCACCCAAGTTAAGTTTGAGAACTTAGTCAAGCTCGATCCCCTGTTGATCTCAATGCCGTTTGAGCGAGCAATCCTGCCCATTCGCACGCTGATGACGCAATGGAAAGACCTGTGGACACATCTGGGCACGCCGTTTCAGCGGCCTTACATCCATGACTCGCACCACTTAGCGATGGCGGTGGCTGAGACTCACTCCTTAGAGGTATTTCATCGTCTCAAACATACGCTAAGTCAAAACCTCTGCCTCTACCAAATTGCTCCTCACCTGGATATGAGCCTGACGGATGCGGCCAAGTTGTTGAGTCCTTTCGTGCAGAAGGGCCTTTTGGGCCTCAATCCTTATCAACATCAGCCACAGGCTACTGCAGCCCCGACAGTAGTTTGTATTGATGCCGATAAAACTGCACAGGCGCAGGTTCAAGAGGCTTTGAGAGTTCTCAATCATGATGTTTTGGGCATCTCAGAACCCAAACAGGCTTTAGAGTGGTTAGCTGATCACCCAGCAGATTTGATTTTGGTTAACGTCAATTTGCCCCAGATAGATGGGTATGAATTCTGCCGGGCGCTTCGCCAGATGCCCAGTCTCAAAGAAACGCCCATTGTCATTTTTTCAAATCCGTCCCACAGTCTAGATCGATCCCTGGCCCGCCTCTCCGGCGCTACGGATTGCCTGGAACAGTCGTTTCAGTCCAAAGCATTCATTCATTTGGTTAATTACTTGACCCAGCCGTCTGGTTTGCCGGTCAGCACTCGTTAG
- the bchI gene encoding magnesium chelatase ATPase subunit I — MSSIATTARAVYPFTAIVGQDEMKLALLLNVIDPRIGGVMIMGDRGTGKSTTIRALADLLPEVSVVAGDPFNSDPSDPELMSDEVKTAVAAGESIEMSTMQVPMVDLPLGATEDRVCGTIDIEKALSEGVKAFEPGLLAKANRGILYVDEVNLLDDHLVDVLLDSAASGWNTVEREGISIRHPARFVLVGSGNPEEGELRPQLLDRFGMHAEIRTVKEPALRVEIVEQRSQFDQDPHGFLDGHQSDQAAQQQELIKAQNLLPQVKIDHDLRVQISQVCSELDVDGLRGDIVTNRAAKAIAALEGRTEVTVDDIKRVITLCLRHRLRKDPLESIDSGYKVSKVFNQVFGLVDEAEEASVNGQPVGAGR; from the coding sequence GTGAGCTCTATTGCAACCACCGCTCGCGCGGTCTATCCCTTCACGGCAATTGTAGGCCAAGACGAAATGAAGTTGGCCCTTCTTTTAAACGTCATCGACCCCAGAATTGGGGGCGTCATGATTATGGGCGATCGCGGCACCGGGAAATCAACAACCATTCGTGCCCTTGCCGATCTGCTGCCTGAAGTGAGCGTCGTCGCAGGCGACCCCTTCAACAGCGACCCCAGCGATCCAGAGTTGATGAGCGATGAAGTTAAGACCGCCGTTGCGGCTGGCGAGTCTATTGAAATGTCGACCATGCAGGTACCGATGGTGGACCTGCCCCTAGGAGCGACGGAAGATCGGGTTTGCGGCACCATTGATATTGAGAAGGCGCTTTCAGAAGGTGTTAAAGCCTTCGAACCGGGGCTGTTGGCCAAAGCTAATCGCGGCATCTTATACGTCGATGAAGTCAACCTGCTCGACGATCACCTTGTGGATGTTCTTTTAGACTCTGCGGCTTCTGGCTGGAACACTGTAGAACGGGAAGGAATTTCCATTCGTCACCCGGCACGTTTTGTACTGGTTGGTTCAGGCAACCCTGAAGAGGGAGAACTCCGACCCCAGCTTTTAGACCGCTTTGGGATGCATGCCGAAATCCGTACCGTGAAGGAACCGGCCCTGCGCGTAGAAATTGTGGAACAGCGCTCGCAATTCGATCAAGATCCCCACGGCTTCCTCGACGGTCACCAATCCGATCAGGCAGCCCAGCAGCAGGAACTGATCAAAGCCCAGAATCTTTTGCCCCAAGTCAAAATTGATCACGATTTGCGGGTACAGATTTCTCAGGTTTGCTCTGAGCTAGACGTAGACGGCCTGCGGGGCGATATTGTCACGAATCGGGCAGCGAAAGCAATTGCAGCTCTCGAAGGACGCACCGAAGTCACCGTAGATGACATCAAGCGCGTGATTACGTTATGTCTGCGCCACCGACTCCGCAAGGATCCGTTGGAGTCGATTGATTCTGGCTACAAAGTCTCAAAGGTCTTCAATCAGGTTTTCGGCCTTGTTGATGAAGCGGAAGAAGCCTCAGTGAATGGTCAGCCCGTCGGTGCCGGTCGCTAG